CGTTGCATCCGAACCCACAGCATTCGGTCCAGTTCCCCGGAACCGGAGACGCCCGAGGCGAAACTCCTCTTCGACGCCGACAAACTGGAAGCCGCCGGCGCACGCGGTATCGTTCGGATGGCCTGTATCGTCGGCGAACGGTCGGGGAGGGCGGGCGAAAAGTACGCGGTGATCGACGACTCGTCGGCTTCCGAAGTGGGTACGTCGGACCTGCCGGATATCACGTTGCTTCGAGACTGGGCGAGGGAGCGTCTCGACGGACTGTACACGGCTCCGGGACGACGGCTAGGGAAGTCCCGGTGGCGTTTCATGGACGACTTCTTCGCGCAATTTGAGGCCGAAATAGGCGTCGAGGCCGAGAGATAGCCCGTTTTCGTCGGGTCGCGGCCACCCCGAGCCACGAACCGTCTCCGGCGCCCTCGCTCGCGATTGTTCGGTCGCGCTCGGTCGTCTGTGATTAATCTCCGCGCCTAGTCGTCCGTGGTCGGATACTCGCGCGCGAGGTCCACATCTACGTCTTCGAGCGAGGGGCCGTCGCCCACCTCGTGGGTGCCGACCGGCGGCCGGTTGACCTCGGCGGCCGGCGACCCCTCGACGTCGGTTTCGCCGTCTATCTCGCCCATCTCTCCGTCCGTCGCTCGGGCGTCCTGGTCGATGCGCATCGAGCAGAACTCCGCGCCGCACATCGAGCAGAACCGCGCGTCTTTGTAGTTGTCCCCCGGGAGCGTCCGGTCGTGGTACGACTGGGCGCGCTCGGGGTCGAGGGCCAGTTCGAACTGGCGCTCCCAGTCGAAGGCGTAGCGGGCCTCCGAGAGGGCGTCGTCCCAGTCGCGCGCGCCCTCCCGACGGTTGGCGACGTCGGCGGCGTGGGCCGCGATGCGGTAGGCCGCCAGTCCTTCCCGGACGTCCTCGGCCTCCGGGAGTCCGAGGTGCTCCTTCGGGGTGACGTAACAGAGCATGGCGGCCCCGGCGCGGGCGGCCTCGGTCGCGCCGATGGCGCTGGTGACGTGGTCGTAGCCCGGCGCTATGTCGGTGACCAGCGGACCGAGCACGTAGAAGGGCGCGCCGTCGCAGACCTCCCGCTGGCGCTCGACGTTGTCGGCGATTGCGTCCATCGGGACGTGGCCCGGTCCCTCGACCATCACCTGCACGCCGCGGTTTCGGGCGACCTCGGTGAGTTCGCCGAGCGTCTCCAGTTCGGCGAACTGGGCGTCGTCGCTCGCGTCGGCCAGGCACCCAGGTCGGAGGCCGTCGCCCAGGCTGAACGTCACGTCGTACTCGGCGAACACGTCGCATATCTCCTCGAACTTCGCGTACAGCGGATTCTGCATCCCCGTCTCCTCCATCCACCGTGCGAGGATGGACCCGCCGCGCGAGACGATGCCGGTCTTGCGGCCCTCGGTCAGCGGGAGGTGTTCGGCCAGCACGCCGGCGTGTATCGTCTGGTAGTCGACGCCCTGCCGGGCCTGCTTCTCGATGACCTCTAACAGGAGTTCGTGGGTGATGTCGGCCACGTCGTCGACGCGCTTTCTGGCCTCGTAGATGGGGACCGTGCCGACCGGCACCGGCGACCGCTCGACGTTGGCCTCCCGGATGCGGTCCAGGTCCCCGCCGGTGCTCAGGTCCATCACCGTGTCCGCGCCGTAGTGGACCGCGGTGTGCAACTTCTCCGCCTCCTCCTCGACGCCGCTGTCGGTTTCGCTGTTGCCGATGTTGGCGTTGACCTTCGTGGCGAACGCTTCGCCGATGATCATCGGGTCCAGCGCGTCGTGTTCGACGTTGGCAGGAATCACCGCCCGACCCGCCGCGACCTGTTCGCGGACGAACTCGGGGTCCACTCGCTCGCGCTCTGCCACCCGCTCCATCGCGTCCGTGACGGTTCCGCGCTCGGCCTCCTGTAACTGCGCCATGCGACCACTAGGTTATACCACGGGATAATAAATCCTGTCGCTCTCGGAAATCGCTTCGTCGAAAGTGACACCCTCGCCAGTCCGGCGGTCACCGCCGGACTGGCGAGAACTGCGAGCGCTCGGTGACACCTTCAGCCGAAAACGGCAGACGTCACCTTCGACCAGAAGCGCTCGATGAATCGACCGACGAGGCGGAACTGAAAGGGGCCGGTCGCTGGCGGGCCGCAGGCCCCTGGTCGTTTCCGACGCGCCACTATTCGGCGCTCGCCAACAGCGAGCGCCGAATATCCCGCGGAACGACCGCCAGCGACCGGGGGCTTTTGCAGTGGACACCATCCCGCCAATCGTCGCGGTTTCGCGATAGCGATCGGAACCCTGAGGAAATGTCGGAACCACGTCACCCGTCGCTGCTGTCTCGTCCCCCGAGAGTCCCGAACAGATATACGGCTCTCCCCGAAATCACCACGCGATGGACACGTGGCAGCGCCGGACCGTCGCGTATCTCGGTACTCTGCTGGCGGTTATCTTCGGCTACGCGCTGGCGTACGACTACGGAATGACGACCTTCGAGGGCCAGACTCAGCCGTTCTACCACTCGATGCAAGTCGTCGTCGAAACGTTCACCACCACCGGGTACGGGTCGGACGCGCCGTGGCAGAGCCTCCAGATGAACGTGCTGGTGATGGTGATGGACGTGACCGGCGTCGTCCTCATCTTCATGGCGCTGCCGGTCTTCGTCGTCCCACTGTTCGAGGAGGCGCTCTCGACGGCGGTCCCGACCGCGGTCGAGGAGATGACTGACCACGTCGTCATCTGCACCTACTCGCCGCGGGCGGAGTCGCTCATCGCCGAACTCGACTCGTGGGACAAGGAGTACGTCGTCGTCGAACCCGACCGCGAGCGCGCCACCGAACTGTACGAGGCGGGCTACTCGGTCGTCCACGGCGACCCCGAGTCGGTCGAAACCCTGAAGGACGCCAACCTCCCGGCGGCGACCGCGCTGGTCGCCGACGCCTCCGACGAGGTCGACGTGAGCATCGTGCTCACCGCCCGCGAGGCCGCCAGCGACGTGCCGGTCGTCAGCGTGGTCGAGGAACCCGAACTCGCCACCTACCACGAACTCGCGGGCGTCGACCGGGTGCTGTCGCCCCGGAAACTCGTCGGCGAGAGCCTCGCGGAGAAGGTGACGACCGCCGTCACCACCGAACTCGGCGAGGCGGTCGAGATCGGCGAGGACTTCGAGGTGGCCGAACTCCCCGTCCAGCGCGGAAGCGAACTCGTGGGCCGGACGCTCGCCCAGAGCGGCATCCGCGAGCGGTCGGGCGCGAACGTCATCGGGGCGTGGTTCCGCGGGGAGTTCGAGACGCCGCTGTCGCCCGACGCCGAACTCGACCCCGGGGCCGTCCTGCTGGTCGCGGGCCGTCAGGCGCAACTCGAACGCCTGAAGGAACTGACCCGCTCGCCGGTGCGGAGTCCCCGCGGCGGCGAGGTCGTCGTGGTCGGGTACGGCGAGGTCGGCGCGACCGTCACCGACGAACTCGCGTCGGCGGGCGTGCCCTACACGGTCGTCGACCTCCGGGAGAAGTCCGGCGTGGACGTGGTCGGCGACACCACCGACCCCGAAACCCTGCGAGAGGCCGGCATCGAGACGGCCCGGACGGTCGTGTTCACCGTCGCCGACGACACGCTCACGGGGTTCGGCACGCTCGTCGCCCGGGACCTGAACCCCGAGGTCGAGGTCATCGCCCGGGCGGAGGAGACCGAGAACGTCCAGAAGATCTACCGGGCGGGCGCCGACTACGTGCTCGCGCTCGCGACCGTCTCCGGCCGGATGCTCGCCTCGACCATCCTCGAAGAGGAGGAGGTCATCTCGATGGACAAGCAGGTCGAACTCGTCCGGACGACCGCCCCCGAACTCGCCGGCCAGACCCTCGCGGAGGCCGACATCCGCTCCCGGACGGGGTGCACCGTCATCGCGGTCGAGCGCGACGGCGAGGTAATCACCGACCTCGGCCCGGATTTCCGCCTCTGGCGCGAAGACGCGGTCGTAGTCGCGGGAACCGACGACGGTGTCAACGAGTTCACGATCATGGCGAACTGAGGCCGGTCGGGGTGCGGCCGTGGGGCGTCACCCCCGGTAGGCCCGAACTATCCGAACGTAAGCAACACCTACCGTCAAAAGATACTTACCGAGATTCGCCGATTGTACCCACGAGAGTCCGTTCGGACCTCCGAGGGTTCGACGGATGGAGAAACCGACCCATTGGGGGATGGGGAATCCATGGCACGAATACGTACGAGTCTACTGCTGACGACGCTCCTCGTCGTCGCGACGGTTACCGCCGGGTTCACCGGCGCGGTACAGAGTCAACGAACGAACGCGCAAGACCAAGCGCAGGGCGAGGTCCAAACCGCCCCGCTCTCGTCCGGCGAAGTCTACTGGCAGGGCCAGTACCTGCAGTTCTCGGCCGGGCAGGACAACGCCGGCCAGGTGTGGGCGATTCGCCGGGTGCAGGACGGAAACGTCGGTCAGTTGGCGACCGAGGTGCTCCTCGACGGGTCGGGGTCGGCGGTCGTCGGCACCACCAACCTCGACGGCCAGTACGTCGTCGTGAACCAGAACAACGAGCCGGTGGTCTTCCAGAACGGGACCGCCCAGACGGCCGGTTCGGTTTCGGAGGCGAGTTTCGAGGTGGCGACCCAGACGCTCAACGCCTCGTTCGCCGACTCGACGGTGACCAACGACGATAGCCAGGACGCCCGGACCGACCTCCGACTCCAGTCGAACCGCGCGGGCTACCAGGTCGTCCTCTCGTCGGACCAGCTGAGCCCGTCGCAGTTGCAGAGCGTCTTCTCCGACGTCGAGGTGCGGGACGGTCGGGCGGTCGTCACGCGCAACGCCAGTTCCGACGCGGTGTTCGACGCAAACTTCACCGGCATCTCGCCGGGCGACTACGAGGTGACGGTGGCGACGGCCGACGGAACCGCCCAGGACACCGCCGCGATATCGGTCAGGGAACCGGCGGAAGGTTCGGCGTCGCTCCAGAACCAGACCGTCGTCGAACAGCGCGGCGACGTCGCGCGGTTCAACGTCACGTTCAACGGCACCGACCGCGCGACCGTCAAGCTCGGCTCCCGGCAGGTGAACTACCTCTCGCAGTTCACCGTCACCGACCAGGACGGCGACGGCACCGCCACGGTCCTGGTGAACACCTACACCGCGGGCCAGGACGCGAACGCCTCGGGCATCTCGGTGGCCGGCGAGGACGGCCTGTCGAACTTCCGAATGCTGACCGACCCGATTCCGGGTCGGCTCGACGCCGTCAACTACCCGATTCAGCTGTCGGTCGGCGCCCAGACCACCGGGGTCGGCGTGCTCCAACTCCAGAACCGCTCGTCCGACAGCATCCAGGTCTGGACCGCGCCCGATCAGGAGAGCGTCGGTAACGTCGGTCAGATCACCGAGGTCGCGAGCCAGTCCGACACCGTGGCCTACCAGGACTGGGCCATCGTGCAGGTGCAGGCGTCGGGCCTCTACGGCTACGTACAGAACGTCTCGGACCTGAACAACGAGACGACGGGCCTGTCGATGAACCTCACCCGGGTCGGGGAGATCAACGTCCCCGACCAGGAGGTGCCCCTCGACCAGGCGAACCTGATCGTCGACGAGTCGGGCAACCAGTTCTTCCTGGTCGTCGACTCGAACACCCTGGAGCCAAACGCCACCTACCGTGCTAACTTCACGGTGTCCGAGGAGAACCCCTACGTCGCACGGGGTAACTCGACCACGCTCTCGACGAACTTCACCGTCGTGCCGCGGAACGTCACCATCGACGACGCGACGCCGCCCGCGACGGCGAACGCGACGGTTTCGGGGTCGAGCACGCTCGCGCCCGGCACCGAACTGACGCTCGTCGCAGAGAGCACCGGCGGCACGCCGTTCTTCCAGCGGACGACCACCGAGGTCGGCCAGAACGGCTCGTGGCAGGCGACCTTCGACCTCTCGGACGTGCCCCAGGGCACGAACTTCACCGTCCGCGTAGAGGAGGCCAACGCGTCGGAGATCGGTGCAGTCGGCGGTGGCCAGGGCGGCGCCCAGCAGACGACGACCGCGGCCGGCACGACGCAGGCGACGACCACGGCGGCAGGCACGACCGCCGCCGAGACGACTACCGCCGCAACGACCACGGCGGCCGGCACGACTGAGACGACCGTCGCGGCGCTTTCGAGCCTTGCCGGGACGGGCCTCAGCGTCTCGCACCTGCTGGCGATAGCGACCCTGCTCGCCGGCGCGGCGTTCGCCACGCGGCGGCGCTGACCGGGCGAACGTTCCGTTTACGTCTTACCCACGCTCGGTTCACGTCTCGTTCGCGCTCCGGGCGCGTCGACGACGCGCCCGGAGCGCGAACGAGACGTGAGTAACCGGAGGTTTCCGCGGTCGCACTCCTCGTTTCCGGGTGAACGCACGACCCGTTTTTTGCGCGGCCCCGACGCACTCTGAGCCATGACGACGACCGGCGAGATAGCCGACTTCGCGCTCGGACTCGACTTTGAGGACCTCTCGGACGACACCGTCGACGAACTCAAAAAGCGGGTGCTCGACTCGCTGGGCATCGCGGTGGCCGCGATGGAGGGGGAACCGGTGGGCGTGGTCCGGGACACCGTCGAGGAGTTCGGAAGTTCGGGCTGTTCGCTGTGGGGCGGCGGGACCGCCTCGCCGCCGGACGCGACGATGTACAACACCACCCTCGTCAGGTACCTCGATTACATGGACTCGTTTCTCGCGCCGGGTGAGACGCCCCACCCGAGCGACAACATCGCGGCCCTCGTCGCCTGCGGGGAGTACGCGGACGCCTCGGGCGAGGACCTGCTGACCGCGGTGGGCGTCGCCTACGAGGTCCAGGCCGCGCTGGCGTGGAACGCGCCGGTGCGAGAGCGCGGGTGGGACCACGTGACCCACACGGTCATCTCGGCGGCCGCCGGTGCGAGCACGATTCTGGGCCTCGACCGCGAACCGTTCCGGTCGGCGGTCGGCATCGCGGGCACCGCCCACAACGCCCTGCGGGTCACCCGGACCGGCGGCATCTCCGAGTGGAAGGGTATCGCGTCGGCGAACGCCGCCCGGAACGCGGTCTACTCGGCGTTCCTCGCGAAGAACGGGATGGTCGGCCCCGTGAACCTCTTCGAGGGCCAGAAGGGCTGGCGGCAGGTCGTCTCGGGCGACTTCGAGGCCGAGTACACGCCGGCCGAGCGGGTCCACGACGTGATGACCAAGAAGTACGTCGCCGAAACCTACGCCCAGTCGGCGGTCGAGGGAATCATCGAACTCGCAGAGCGCGAGGACGTCGACCCCGAAGAGGTCGCCGAAATCCGCCTCGACACCTTCGCGGGCGCGAAACTCATCATCGGCGGCGGCGAGGGGAGTCGCTACGAGGTCGAGACCAAGGCCCAGGCCGACCACTCGCTCCCCTACATGCTCGCGGCCGCGCTGGTCGACCGCGAGATGGGCAACGCCCAGTACGAACCCGAGCGCATCCGCCGAGACGACGTCCAGCGACTCCTCCGGACGGTCACCGTCGAGGAGGACCCCGAGTTCACCGAGCGGTTCGAGGCCGGCGAGATGCCCGCCCGAATCGAGGTGGAACTCGACGACGGCACCGTCTACACCGTCGAGAAGGACGACTTCGAAGGTCACCCCAACAACTCGATGTCGTGGGAGCAGGTTGAGGCGAAGTTCCACGAAACCGCCGGAACGCGCTACGACGAGGAGCGTCGCGAAGAGATACTCGAAACCGTGCTCCAGTTGGAACGGCGCGACGTCTCGGAACTGGTCGCGCTCCTCGACTGAGACGGTCGGCCCGGCGAATCCGTCGGATTCGCCGGGCCGCCTCGTTTCGGGCCGCCGCGGCGTCGACTCTCTTCTCGCGGAACCCGACCGCCGGCCGCCCGCTCTCGACACGCTTACGTCCCGCCGCCGAAACCGGCCGGCATGAACCTCCGCGAGGCAGTCGTCCCGCTGGCCGCCGCCGTCGTCTCGTTCGCGGTCGTGACCGCGCTCGTCGCGGAACTCCTCCGCGAGGCCGTCTGGCCGTCGCTGTTCGTCGGGATACCGGCCGGACTCGTCGGCGCCGCCGTGGCGTTCGTCACGACGTACCGCCTCCGACAGCGGTGACCGTCCGCTATCGGGCGACGAGGTCGGGGCGACGCCGGAGCGCGTCGCCCCGGATTTACCGTCGAATTTCGATTTCGACCCCGAGCGGACTCGTCGTGGGCGCCCAGGAACGACGATGAATCACTTTGTAGTTCGCGTCTTTCGACGGATTCAGCAGCTGTTTCTGGCTCTATCGACGGATTACTCGGCTTCCAGTATCCGTTTCCGGGACTACGACTAAGTGCGTCGTTCCGGTAGCACCCCTAGATGAAAGACCGTGACCGAATCCTCGTCCTCGACGCCCAGGGGCAGCCGGGCCTGGCGACCGTGCGGTCGCTCGGTCGGAAGGGCCTCACCGTCGTCGCGGGGGGACACGCGTCCGGGCTTCCGGGGATGCGCTCGAAGTACGCCGCGGACTCGTTCGTGCATCCGAACCCGAACGAGCGCCCCGAGCGGTTCGTCGACGCGCTCGCCGCACACCTCGACGCGAACGACTACTTCGCGGTCCTGCCGCTGACCGACCGGAACCACAGCCTCATGTCGCGCAACAAGGAGCGACTGGAGCGAACCGACACCCTGGTCGGCGTCGAGGACTGGGAGCGGTTCCGGCGCGCGAACGACGACGGACTGCTGTTCGACACCGTCGGCGACGCCGACGTGCCGACGCCCGAAACCCGCGTCCCCGAGTCGCTGTCGGAGGTCGACGCCGTCGCCGACGACATGCCGTACCCGGTGGTCATCAAGCCCCGGATGACCAGCGCGTGGGACGAGTCGGGCCAGTACCACAACAACCGCATCACGAGCACCAACTACGCCGATTCGCCCGCGGAGCTCCGGGAAGCCTACCGCGACCTGCTCGCGGACAGTCCGGTGTTCGAGCGCCAACCGCCGGTCGTCCAGGAGGTGATTCCCGGCGAGTCGAAGGCGACGGTCGCGCTCGCCGACGACGGCGAGGTGAAGGCCCACTTCCAGCACGAGTTTGAGCGTACCTATCCGATAGACGGCGGCCGAG
This genomic window from Halorussus vallis contains:
- the thiC gene encoding phosphomethylpyrimidine synthase ThiC; translated protein: MAQLQEAERGTVTDAMERVAERERVDPEFVREQVAAGRAVIPANVEHDALDPMIIGEAFATKVNANIGNSETDSGVEEEAEKLHTAVHYGADTVMDLSTGGDLDRIREANVERSPVPVGTVPIYEARKRVDDVADITHELLLEVIEKQARQGVDYQTIHAGVLAEHLPLTEGRKTGIVSRGGSILARWMEETGMQNPLYAKFEEICDVFAEYDVTFSLGDGLRPGCLADASDDAQFAELETLGELTEVARNRGVQVMVEGPGHVPMDAIADNVERQREVCDGAPFYVLGPLVTDIAPGYDHVTSAIGATEAARAGAAMLCYVTPKEHLGLPEAEDVREGLAAYRIAAHAADVANRREGARDWDDALSEARYAFDWERQFELALDPERAQSYHDRTLPGDNYKDARFCSMCGAEFCSMRIDQDARATDGEMGEIDGETDVEGSPAAEVNRPPVGTHEVGDGPSLEDVDVDLAREYPTTDD
- a CDS encoding potassium channel family protein — its product is MDTWQRRTVAYLGTLLAVIFGYALAYDYGMTTFEGQTQPFYHSMQVVVETFTTTGYGSDAPWQSLQMNVLVMVMDVTGVVLIFMALPVFVVPLFEEALSTAVPTAVEEMTDHVVICTYSPRAESLIAELDSWDKEYVVVEPDRERATELYEAGYSVVHGDPESVETLKDANLPAATALVADASDEVDVSIVLTAREAASDVPVVSVVEEPELATYHELAGVDRVLSPRKLVGESLAEKVTTAVTTELGEAVEIGEDFEVAELPVQRGSELVGRTLAQSGIRERSGANVIGAWFRGEFETPLSPDAELDPGAVLLVAGRQAQLERLKELTRSPVRSPRGGEVVVVGYGEVGATVTDELASAGVPYTVVDLREKSGVDVVGDTTDPETLREAGIETARTVVFTVADDTLTGFGTLVARDLNPEVEVIARAEETENVQKIYRAGADYVLALATVSGRMLASTILEEEEVISMDKQVELVRTTAPELAGQTLAEADIRSRTGCTVIAVERDGEVITDLGPDFRLWREDAVVVAGTDDGVNEFTIMAN
- a CDS encoding carboxylate--amine ligase encodes the protein MKDRDRILVLDAQGQPGLATVRSLGRKGLTVVAGGHASGLPGMRSKYAADSFVHPNPNERPERFVDALAAHLDANDYFAVLPLTDRNHSLMSRNKERLERTDTLVGVEDWERFRRANDDGLLFDTVGDADVPTPETRVPESLSEVDAVADDMPYPVVIKPRMTSAWDESGQYHNNRITSTNYADSPAELREAYRDLLADSPVFERQPPVVQEVIPGESKATVALADDGEVKAHFQHEFERTYPIDGGRGAVRHGIREPRMLAYAERIVDRLGWTGPLHVEFIERPDGEFYLIEVNGRYWGSLALTVNSGVDIPWLHYLQLKGLDVRPPDTYRTDLYQRRLFYNDLAWLQQKLGRGEYDAVPEFVRSFATTREEFMSLEDPLPFVGALSDARSVAAGYLSRQVRGRLSTDSSEEANPAVRSRESDGISAARSRDGVASAQSRK
- a CDS encoding HD domain-containing protein; its protein translation is MTQRLGPLARTLSVPYYEDALPAHDRFHAERVRDLSIRLANQWDERVDRDVLSAAAWLHDIGRPLERTGEIEHHDRWAADKAKELLRAEEVAHDRIEAVERCIRTHSIRSSSPEPETPEAKLLFDADKLEAAGARGIVRMACIVGERSGRAGEKYAVIDDSSASEVGTSDLPDITLLRDWARERLDGLYTAPGRRLGKSRWRFMDDFFAQFEAEIGVEAER
- a CDS encoding DUF7827 domain-containing protein, whose translation is MARIRTSLLLTTLLVVATVTAGFTGAVQSQRTNAQDQAQGEVQTAPLSSGEVYWQGQYLQFSAGQDNAGQVWAIRRVQDGNVGQLATEVLLDGSGSAVVGTTNLDGQYVVVNQNNEPVVFQNGTAQTAGSVSEASFEVATQTLNASFADSTVTNDDSQDARTDLRLQSNRAGYQVVLSSDQLSPSQLQSVFSDVEVRDGRAVVTRNASSDAVFDANFTGISPGDYEVTVATADGTAQDTAAISVREPAEGSASLQNQTVVEQRGDVARFNVTFNGTDRATVKLGSRQVNYLSQFTVTDQDGDGTATVLVNTYTAGQDANASGISVAGEDGLSNFRMLTDPIPGRLDAVNYPIQLSVGAQTTGVGVLQLQNRSSDSIQVWTAPDQESVGNVGQITEVASQSDTVAYQDWAIVQVQASGLYGYVQNVSDLNNETTGLSMNLTRVGEINVPDQEVPLDQANLIVDESGNQFFLVVDSNTLEPNATYRANFTVSEENPYVARGNSTTLSTNFTVVPRNVTIDDATPPATANATVSGSSTLAPGTELTLVAESTGGTPFFQRTTTEVGQNGSWQATFDLSDVPQGTNFTVRVEEANASEIGAVGGGQGGAQQTTTAAGTTQATTTAAGTTAAETTTAATTTAAGTTETTVAALSSLAGTGLSVSHLLAIATLLAGAAFATRRR
- a CDS encoding MmgE/PrpD family protein; translated protein: MTTTGEIADFALGLDFEDLSDDTVDELKKRVLDSLGIAVAAMEGEPVGVVRDTVEEFGSSGCSLWGGGTASPPDATMYNTTLVRYLDYMDSFLAPGETPHPSDNIAALVACGEYADASGEDLLTAVGVAYEVQAALAWNAPVRERGWDHVTHTVISAAAGASTILGLDREPFRSAVGIAGTAHNALRVTRTGGISEWKGIASANAARNAVYSAFLAKNGMVGPVNLFEGQKGWRQVVSGDFEAEYTPAERVHDVMTKKYVAETYAQSAVEGIIELAEREDVDPEEVAEIRLDTFAGAKLIIGGGEGSRYEVETKAQADHSLPYMLAAALVDREMGNAQYEPERIRRDDVQRLLRTVTVEEDPEFTERFEAGEMPARIEVELDDGTVYTVEKDDFEGHPNNSMSWEQVEAKFHETAGTRYDEERREEILETVLQLERRDVSELVALLD